Within the Miscanthus floridulus cultivar M001 chromosome 2, ASM1932011v1, whole genome shotgun sequence genome, the region catggaggatcccagagaggatcactgggctgcggtgaagcggctactacgctaTGTCAAGGGGACGGTGAACCATGGGATCATCTTTCCAAAGATTGGCGGGAGTTGGCTGCAGCTCACGGTGTTCAGTGATGCAGACATGgcaggggacatcgacggacgacggagcatctctggtgtgctcgtcttcctcgggtcggccccaatttcatggctgtcgctgaaacagaaggtggtggcactatctacgtgcgaggcagagtacgtagcggcagcCACAGCGGCGtgtcaagttgtgtggctacgccggctgctgggcgagctgaccggtatggaagctcacccaccaatactgatggtggacaaccagcccaccatcgcccttgcgaagaatccggttctgcacgaccggagtaaacacatcgacgtgaagttccagttcctcagggactatgttgatggagggcagattgttatcgagttcgtcgaaactggtcggtagctcgcggacgtcctcaccaagccgctcggacggcttcgactcacggagctgaagaagatgatcggcatggaggggtacaaggtttagcagtaggattaggggaagattgttagctAATCCACTGTATTCCTTGTgcgaacacagcaagggaaggcggcgccaaactggccccctgctgtgacactgtagcgctgcaggtgcaggcgccgcaccgCTCGCCTGCAGCATTGTAgccatgcagtggccggcgcagagtcagccctgtatgttatcttaTTACTATTACAACATGTGGGTTGTACTAgaactagatagatagagttgtataaatagaccaccacgacaacttagtaaagagagttcagatttgccatcacacagacagggcttcggccaacgctggtgtcttgtattgtgcgtgcttgctctgttctcccttcttcttctagctctggtCGTAGTGCGTTGCACGGACAACGCCTActtgtggtcggcacggctagtgggtgctcggcaacactagcgggtgcttggTAAGATCGGCTGAGTGGTTCACTCGCCTGGGCcgatgatcctgtgggccaacagtgCTCGTCTTTGCCCTCCGATAAGTGTTGTTGCTCTTGGTCTTTGTCCTTGCCCCACCGCAACATGTAAAGCCCCAGAATCACAAGCACGCCTCTGATCACGCTTCCAGCGTAGAGATTTTCACCAAAGACAACATAGGCGAGGATGGCCACCATGACGGTGAGGAGGGGATTGAACATGGTGACAAACACAGGGCCTTTCTTCTTGTTACACCACAGCTGAATGATCACAGTCAGGCCATTGCAGGCGATTGCCTAAAACAACAAGTCTGCATATCAGTCTGCAGTTGTTCATTCAGCTAGCACTCAAGAATATATAACTTTTGTGAAGGACTATATACCTACCGTGTACACGATGCACCAGAAGTTGAGGCCGAAGCCAATGAGCCAATCTTCGACGTCGCGCTGCACGAACGCCGCGAAAACCGCCGACTGCAGGCCTCCAACCATGGATACATCCATGCCGTCAGCGACAGCTTGGCTGGGTACCTCTTTATAGACGACGCCTGCAGCATGCCACCATGTGTGAACCAACCATGCATTATTACTTGTTGCTAGCTTATGGCTGTATCAGATTACGAGAGTAGCTGGACTGGAAGAAGCAGGCTAAACTAGGCACCTGCAAGATGATCCAGATTGACCAGCAGATGCAGCTTGCCAGCGCGAGGAGCGACCCTTTCACCCAGCTCTCATGTGCCACCACATGGTCAACGCCGCCGCAGGTGCCGTGTATGTGAATGGGCGCCCTCCACAGCCTCTTCACCGCCGCTCCTCTGTAAAGGCTCATGGTGGTCGCCCCGGCCAACGACACATGGTCCCTGCGATCTTCGCGAGCCCTCGCAGGGTCTTCACGTCTACGATCTCCATCCTGATGAACATGAGCCAGCCAACCAAACCAATTCTTGAAATttcgcatgcatatatatatacatatatatacacacacacacacacacacacacacacacacacacacacacacacacacacacacacacacacacacacacacacaccccaacCAAACCAATTCTTGAAATTTCgcatatctctctctctctctctctctctctcagacaAGGCTAGGTCAGGTCAGGTCACGTGAGGACGATGGCGATGACGAATGTGATTGAAGCCACTGTGTTTATCATGGAGGTGACAAAAGTTGGGGATGTGTACTTCAAGCTTGAGAAGTATATGTTCAGAGTTAAGCCCCCCCTGCACATGTTTTCCTACTACTTTTAAAAAAAACATGTTGGAGAGAAAAACGAAACAGGAAAACATATGTATATATTCTTACCCTAGAAGTGACAGTACGAATATCTCTAGGAACAGCATCAGTGTCATTTTAGGCCTCAACGTCCTGCATACAAGATCAAAAAAAGGAAGACATCTAACACAGATGAATCATGACCAAGCTTTTGTTCCAATTAATCTGAATAAAGCAAGAGCGGCGCAGTATTGTTgttaacatatatatatacttctcgTAGAAGTAGGCGAATGGGCAGAGGATGCAGGCCGCGAGGAGGTAGCGGTAGGTGACGTAGACGTAGGGGTTGAGCCCCGTGTTGAAGGCGGCCTCGGTGATGAAGTAGAGGAGCGTGAAGAAGCCCTGCGCCAGGATCGTCCACTACTGCATAaaccttttgtaggggcggcttcagatgatttgtagaggcggtttggCCACCCGCCCCTATCAAAGCGtggctacaaatcatgcattgTAGGGGCTATTCTCtgatcgcccctacaaatctatttgtaggggcggttggtgttatcagtatttgtaggggcggctggggacaccagccgcctctacaaaatcgatttgtaggggcggctgtagtaccagccgcccctataatacatgtttgtaggggcggttcagtctagaaccacccctatagtacattttccgcaaaaaaaaaattcaaatcgaTTTTGTAGAACCGTCCCTTCAGTACACTTTACTagaacatatatatacatgcatacatacatacatacatacatacatacatacatacatacatacatacatacatacatacatacatacatacatacatacatacataattCAAatatgaccacaagcacaagaataaactaccattacaagtctaattcacaagaatatatacaatccatcattaaatagacataattcacaagtctaattcgttccacttctccctcccctctctctggCACACGATGCACTGGGTGAACGGGGCGATAGTGGTGCAGCAGCTCTCTCTCCTCTCTGTCTCGCGGCGGCGCTCCTCGCCGATGGCGAGCTCACGTGTTCTCGCACTAGGGTGGATAGGCAGGACTGGTAGGAGGCTCTACGGCTTCATGCGCTCACGGCGAGTTCACCTTGGTGGCTATGGCGCTTGGCGTAGGTGTTGCAGTGGACGGCGGCAGCGCGGGTCGACAACAGTGACCTAGAGGCGCGGCGGAGTCCGCACCGCGGCGAGGTGCTTGACGAAGCTCCCACAAGGTAAGAACAATgccaaatttcatacacattgttattaACGGCCTAGAGCTGgccttttagtctcacgaaggtgttggtactgaggatttctacctaagtcagactctcgatcatggtaggtgcctttgacgtgtacaatctgatccaatatgaagttgcaaaggtcgccgatgagctctaagagttggtcatccttgtatgggtctctttttatttctttctcttctttccactacaagagaataagtttcggtttagtattttatatcatgtgcgaagtttttatactacgggtgaagaggttcaaacttacccttaaggggtgtctcctgtaggcaccggtgttactcatcatagaacatatatagtatccacaatgtacactcccaggcttctgcttggggcatagtgtgttttgcatatgaaaatattaaggaatgcttttgacagccatgtaatggagtactaaagtaagttacacttaccgcacatagtgtttttatagccaaactttccttccttactggatcatgccttccttgATGTTTATTAACATaaaacctaaatgccctgtttgaattattttagcaaatacatcttgttagtatccaaaagtgaacgttacaagtatatatacaaacatataagctaatgaggattgtcgatatgtatacatcttgagaattaatatgaagtctttgtatgtcaccgggtcactatctattgaatcaaagacccatatCATGCTCCTCCTGACATTGACGACTATACAAattcagtggttgctgcatggatttaatcatagaactgaataagctcttttgcatcgaataaaatatatcgaacaaaactttaagtatagagttgaacttactcaaagttgtatggtagccatatagtagagtgctgttggagatttttaaaagctagggcaatgtatACCGAAACCTTAAAtgactcttgccttagtttcttcgcacggatgtcctctttctcccgaagggtctttccagcagctagctctttgtcatctagtttccactgtctagggtaattaaaatttgtttgtgctataacttgagggtctatatacccagctttcacacttggcatttgttttacaatgtgcacttgcattctataaatcacggcgtgggttagttacaataaaatccaaagattacattcatatcatatcgggaagACAAGGACTTAcatgcaccacgtgcgaattagattcatttctattgctccgaggtgaaagcatgtctgcatgtcattgaagtcaaagataattttcccggctgtgcttccaaatgtgtcggtggggaagtatgcttgtacgaggtctatgctcgttaggagaacatgcaagtaccaatcatagaacattctcattccaagtggtaggcgctggatgtcccggtttggtaggaagggcttgtctctttcatatgttttcgggcaattctttgaccatttgatggcatcaacatttggatactgctttgctgtttggtggagtttgctagtgacagcctcctcagaagcctgtgatgggactttttaacttggttctcaggcttgaactggtcatgggaataccacttgtgcaccgatgagacgtctttcatcggaacataaattggtcttatggtgattggatgcttctttccaAGTTAccatttaggcacgtcctcattttcttgtgcatcaccttctttaggaggcactcgttgttcatgtatcagctatgcttgttgagaacactgtggcatctcattatacacttgctcggtacgagctggagaaggttgtggcttatcaggcacatgctcgctaggaggaggggaagaatgtggcatctcaggaatgtggtggtcatgagacggtaaaaatatctccccgtcctcaacaactcgctccaaatttcggagagggggaggcagcgaagaagcagtcaatacaatgtcccatttgtgtcagaggatgaactgcccaattatgtctctgagtaacaccagtccctcaggagttgcgtagtctatcctccactgcatgaactcgggcttcacggtatgcacctcgaccctagtataGTCCGGTGGTatgttattattgtggtgtaagccaccgggaggatgtgccacacccattgccacctccatcacaatgttctgccggccactgagaaacaccaaggcacaactagttggttcccatatgcgatcgatgggggttgtggctacagtggaaGCTTAGCTGCTAGGAgcttttggagggctgccaactaatgctagttctcctaGCGGCGTCATTAATGTCCGtagctccgtagacagtccttgctcctccagcgcctttgcaactagagccatcacttggagctcaagattagtctcccagtctatgccatgtttcttgtacatgtgcctatcctctttgaatccgtgcttctaggtcatccttttccctagcccc harbors:
- the LOC136537030 gene encoding secreted RxLR effector protein 161-like; this translates as MEDPREDHWAAVKRLLRYVKGTVNHGIIFPKIGGSWLQLTVFSDADMAGDIDGRRSISGVLVFLGSAPISWLSLKQKVVALSTCEAEYVAAATAACQVVWLRRLLGELTAREGGAKLAPCCDTVALQVQAPHRSPAAL